The following proteins come from a genomic window of Bombus terrestris unplaced genomic scaffold, iyBomTerr1.2, whole genome shotgun sequence:
- the LOC125384658 gene encoding immediate early response 3-interacting protein 1-like isoform X2 — MLCLNAICVLNEERFLAKVGWASWQNVQGFGEPPTVKSQILNLIRSIRTVARIPLIFLNIVTIIVNNWCLGERND, encoded by the exons ATGTTGTGTTTGAATGCGATCTGCGTTTTAAACGAAGAAAGATTTCTTGCAAAAG TTGGTTGGGCGTCGTGGCAAAATGTTCAAGGCTTCGGAGAACCTCCTACAGTAAAGTCACAAATTTTGAACCTTATTAGGTCCATACGAACGGTGGCACGAA TTCCATTGATATTCctaaatatcgtaacaataaTTGTGAATAATTGGTGCTTGGGTGAAAGAAACGATTGA